One window of the Triticum dicoccoides isolate Atlit2015 ecotype Zavitan chromosome 3B, WEW_v2.0, whole genome shotgun sequence genome contains the following:
- the LOC119282464 gene encoding GPI-anchored protein LLG1-like has translation MELQRRAMAQTHRFLLLFHAAVLAGLASASASPSVSVSDSVFQASTGSTSTGRRSLLQTKRDCPMDFESQNYTIITSRCKGPQSPPTECCDAFKKFACPFASYINNQSTNCADTMLTYINVHGSYPPALFADECQKGKEGVSCEGIPEIGTGVPSGGRRVHGISRHTLVALLCGIGALLFH, from the exons ATGGAGCTGCAGCGGCGAGCGATGGCTCAGACCCACCGGTTCCTGCTCCTCTTCCATGCCGCCGTCCTGGCCGGGCTCGCCTCCGCCTCCGCGTCGCCCTCCGTGTCCGTGTCTG ACAGCGTATTCCAGGCCAGCACCGGATCGACATCGACGGGGAGGAGGAGCTTGCTGCAGACCAAGAGGG ACTGCCCTATGGACTTTGAGTCCCAGAACTACACAATCATCACAAGCAGGTGCAAAGGGCCACAATCGCCTCCTACGGAATGTTGTGATGCTTTCAAGAAATTTGCATGCCCATTTGCCTCCTACATCAACAACCAGAGCACTAACTGTGCAGACACAATGTTAACCTACATCAACGTCCATGGCTCGTACCCGCCAGCCCTATTCGCTGACGAGtgccaaaaaggaaaggaaggggtttcTTGCGAAGGCATCCCGGAGATAGGCACCGGCGTGCCAAGTGGTGGGCGACGAGTTCATGGGATTTCGCGACATACTTTGGTCGCTCTCTTGTGTGGAATAGGAGCATTGCTGTTCCATTGA
- the LOC119282465 gene encoding uncharacterized protein LOC119282465, which translates to MEFLTQPFGRSSVIEEVGESLVPSPVARAPTGCGMLEEPSMAVRSTVLEELGDCLMPDAVLPCLRGDGTVEEQQVAERPGAVDSTDAQVFAANEALVCKRDNSPPASELSTMKMNLLVGTRG; encoded by the exons ATGGAGTTTTTGACTCAGCCATTCGGCAG ATCCAGTGTCATTGAAGAAGTAGGAGAGAGCTTGGTGCCGTCCCCTGTGGCGAGGGCGCCGACGGGATGCGGTATGCTGGAGGAGCCGAGTATGGCGGTCAGATCCACTGTCCTTGAGGAACTAGGAGATTGCTTGATGCCGGACGCTGTGCTGCCTTGTCTGAGGGGAGATGGTACGGTGGAAGAGCAGCAAGTGGCTGAGCGGCCAGGAGCGGTTGACAGCACGGACGCTCAGGTTTTCGCCGCCAATGAAGCCCTGGTGTGCAAGAGGGATAATTCACCTCCAGCGTCGGAGCTGTCAACTATGAAGATGAATCTCCTGGTTGGAACTAGAG